The following DNA comes from Astatotilapia calliptera chromosome 6, fAstCal1.2, whole genome shotgun sequence.
cacGAGTCAagtgatatgtgtgtgtgaaagtttGGTTATCTACACAGTATTTAAGATGCAATATGGTTTAGGTTAAAGCTGCAAACTCCaataccttttttaaaaatatacaagcCACCAAAGCCGCACTCGAATATATcgcacaaacagaaaactgcatcCAAACCCGCGTGCATAACGCTGTGCGTCCAACACATGGGGGTTGTCTAAATTTATCTCTCTATATGCTGAAATACGCTGACTGACACTGTGCATTGGGCCGCTGGTTGGTGTTGGTAAGCCATAGCCGTGCACTGGATCTCTCCAGGACCTGGGCCGAGATGGATCTGTAAATAGCGTTTGACTGCGGTTTCGAGTGGGACTCTGCAACACTCTAATTAAGCTCTGTCGCATAATGAGGCTCACTGCTGTTCCGTGTCACTCGATTAGTAGGTTGTGGTAGGCTCAGACTATAGTTTGGGGTTTGTGTGGGTGGGAGATCACATCTGGGGCAAGGAATATAGAAACATAACAGCAATGGCAGACCTGGCAACCTTGATGTTAAAGAGGCAGCCCTGCAGTGGGTCGTCTGGATTAAAATCCAATTAAATGTTAAGGATATTTTATAGAAATCTTGTAATAGCACCAATTTGGACTTTCAGGGTTTGTTgtattatttatacttcagcGATGACGGATCAGGacttaaaggaatttgaaggGGATGTATAAGACTGGTAAACAAGACAAGTATATAAAAAATGATTAGttttgccttaaaaaaaaattgcattttttgttGGAGAAAATAttactaaatatatatatatatatatatatatatatatatatatatatatatatatatatatatatatatatatatatatatatatatatatatatatatatatatatatattgtggaGTTTATCCAAAAGCAAGAGAAAGGAAGTATTTTGAGATCTCTATTCAGACATTTAACTCAAAATTGATCTACAGGTCGTTCAAGTTCTTCAAAAGTTATCTTTAACTATTTCTgatgagtttttttctttgtatgtgaAAAATGCATATTTGCACACGCGCACGTTGTGGAGAAAACAGCACTTCCACAAAGAGTGTAGGGAATAATTCATCCATCATTCTGTCAACATATGCTCGTACTCACAGGTTTACATGTGTTGCCATGTACTGTATGTAATGTCAAATGCCAGAAATGTTTGTGGCTGTGGCTGTTGGATGAGTTTTTGGACTCTGTGCCAGGAGCTGTTTGGATGTTTATGTGAGTTTTCATGATAAGTGGAAGCGGAAACGGTGACATTTGATTccccagccaatcagaggattATCTCATTGTGTGGGTCTGGTCTGACAAGAGAGGTGGACTACAGTATATATTGACCTCGACTtgggagaaagaaacagaacaagCCGTCAGAGgaaagcaaagaagaagaagaagaagctgtaaaAGAATCGAGTTGTCTACAAGGAGACACTAACTACAAGACATCATGAAGGCTCTAACTCTCCTCTCCATCTGCTCTCTTCTCTCAGTGTGCTGGTCCATGGGAGGTAAGGACAAACTCTTGTTAATGCTGTGAAGCTGAGAATCGTTCTCGACCTTTTTAGGGGCGATGTGAGCACCTACAGTACGATTAACGTATGccattgtttgttttcatcagcGGTGGAACCCGAGGTTGTCGTGGACCCCGATGCCGACACAGCTGCTGATGTTGCACCTGCTGACCCTGCCGCTTCTGATTCCTCCTCCGCTTCcgactcctcttcctcctctgagtCCGATTCCGCCTCATCTGACTCTTCCTCAGACTCTTCAGCATCCGATTCATCATCCTCAGAGTCCTCTGAATCCTCTGAGTCCTCACAGTCTTCAGAGTCCTCTGAATCTTCCGAGTCCTCTGAGTCCGACTCCTCTGCATCAGACTCTGGCTCTGactcttcttcatcatcatcgtcatcctcatcttcctcagAGTCAGCCAGTTCTGAGGGTGGGTAGCAGATTTGTTTGATAGAAGCTTTGCATAGTTTTAGAATTTAAAcgtgaaaaaagtaaaagtctAAAGTTGCAAT
Coding sequences within:
- the bglapl gene encoding bone gamma-carboxyglutamate (gla) protein, like — its product is MKALTLLSICSLLSVCWSMGAVEPEVVVDPDADTAADVAPADPAASDSSSASDSSSSSESDSASSDSSSDSSASDSSSSESSESSESSQSSESSESSESSESDSSASDSGSDSSSSSSSSSSSSESASSEANPVVMKRDLAAVLLRSRRAAPAGNLSPLQLESLREVCELNVACDEMADTSGIVAAYTAYYGPVPF